A genomic stretch from Thermomonospora umbrina includes:
- a CDS encoding nucleotidyltransferase family protein, with the protein MEIPPERATLTTVGVRGEGRVAGLLLAAGQGSRLGRPKALVELDGERLVDRGVRMLRAAGCSPVLVVTGAASVEVVGAVVVPNRAWRTGMGSSLRVGLAALPPGSPAVVVALVDQPRVTAEAVRRLIAAWQSGARVAVATYAGRPRNPVLLTRPHFTAAAEAAVGDTGARAFLRGRPELVTEVPCDDVASPDDIDTPDDLAAMSRRR; encoded by the coding sequence ATGGAGATCCCGCCTGAGCGGGCTACCCTCACAACCGTGGGCGTACGTGGTGAGGGCAGGGTCGCGGGCCTGCTGCTGGCCGCCGGCCAGGGCAGCCGGCTAGGCAGGCCCAAGGCCCTGGTGGAACTGGACGGCGAACGACTGGTCGACCGGGGTGTGCGGATGCTGCGCGCCGCCGGCTGCTCACCGGTGCTGGTGGTGACCGGAGCCGCGTCCGTCGAGGTGGTCGGGGCCGTGGTGGTGCCCAACCGCGCGTGGCGCACCGGGATGGGCTCCTCGCTGCGCGTCGGACTGGCCGCGCTGCCGCCGGGCAGCCCCGCCGTGGTGGTCGCGCTGGTCGACCAGCCCAGGGTCACCGCCGAGGCCGTACGACGGCTCATCGCGGCCTGGCAGTCGGGGGCGCGGGTGGCGGTGGCGACCTACGCCGGCAGGCCGCGCAACCCGGTGCTCCTCACCCGGCCGCACTTCACGGCCGCCGCCGAGGCCGCCGTCGGGGACACGGGGGCGCGCGCCTTCCTGCGCGGGCGTCCCGAGCTGGTCACGGAGGTGCCGTGCGACGACGTGGCCTCGCCGGACGACATCGACACCCCCGACGACCTCGCGGCGATGTCCCGACGGCGCTAG
- a CDS encoding DUF1116 domain-containing protein, translating into MTRGRLNGLLGGEPTVVTAGTSVLADALEQQAVTVERVDWRPPPAGAMEALDAVVGDPRHATANATAVGRMLAARPSLVDVGPAGELLGLRPGVFLHAGPPLEWARASGPMRGALVGAMLLEGLAATPEEAERALASGAVTLEPCHHHAAVGPMAGVVGPSMWLFAVDDGAGRRAYCSLNEGLGRVLRYGAYGPEVIERLRWMGAVLGPVLRDTVRRRGPVDLMAIIAQALQMGDELHNRNRAATSLLVRELAADIVAGDAPQADLAEVLRFVNGNDHFFLNLAMAAAKVGADAARGVPGSSLVVAMARNGTDFGVQVSGTGDRWFTGPAGLPDGLYLGSYGPGDANPDIGDSTIMETAGLGGFAMAAAPAIVRFVGGEVPDALAATRRMYEITLTEHPVYQVPILSFRGTPVGVDVTRVVRTGILPVINTGMAGRVAGTGQVGAGLVEPPAEAFAKALDALARQAR; encoded by the coding sequence TTGACGCGGGGACGATTGAACGGGCTGCTGGGCGGAGAGCCGACGGTGGTGACCGCCGGGACGTCCGTGCTGGCCGATGCGCTGGAGCAGCAGGCCGTCACGGTGGAGCGGGTGGACTGGCGTCCGCCCCCCGCCGGGGCGATGGAGGCGCTGGACGCGGTGGTCGGCGATCCTCGGCACGCCACGGCGAACGCGACGGCGGTCGGGCGGATGCTGGCGGCCCGCCCGAGTCTGGTGGACGTGGGCCCCGCGGGCGAGCTGCTCGGGCTGCGGCCGGGCGTGTTCCTGCACGCGGGGCCTCCGCTGGAGTGGGCGCGCGCCTCGGGTCCGATGCGGGGCGCGCTGGTCGGCGCGATGCTTCTGGAGGGCCTGGCGGCCACACCGGAGGAGGCGGAGCGGGCCCTGGCCTCGGGCGCGGTGACGCTGGAGCCGTGCCACCACCACGCCGCCGTGGGGCCGATGGCGGGCGTGGTCGGCCCGTCGATGTGGCTGTTCGCGGTCGACGACGGCGCGGGCCGCCGGGCGTACTGCTCGCTCAACGAGGGCCTGGGCCGCGTGCTGCGGTACGGGGCGTACGGGCCCGAGGTGATCGAACGGCTGCGCTGGATGGGCGCGGTGCTCGGGCCGGTGCTGCGCGACACGGTGCGCCGCCGGGGCCCGGTGGACCTGATGGCGATCATCGCCCAGGCCCTGCAGATGGGCGACGAGCTGCACAACCGCAACCGGGCGGCGACCTCGCTGCTGGTGCGGGAGCTGGCCGCCGACATCGTGGCCGGGGACGCCCCGCAGGCCGACCTGGCGGAGGTGCTGCGGTTCGTCAACGGCAACGACCACTTCTTCCTCAACCTGGCGATGGCGGCGGCCAAGGTGGGCGCGGACGCGGCGCGCGGGGTGCCGGGCTCCAGCCTGGTGGTGGCGATGGCGCGCAACGGCACCGACTTCGGCGTCCAGGTGTCGGGCACCGGCGACCGGTGGTTCACCGGGCCCGCCGGGCTGCCGGACGGGCTGTACCTGGGCTCGTACGGCCCGGGCGACGCCAATCCCGACATCGGCGACTCGACCATCATGGAGACGGCGGGCCTCGGCGGGTTCGCGATGGCGGCGGCCCCGGCGATCGTGCGGTTCGTGGGCGGCGAGGTCCCCGACGCGCTGGCGGCCACCCGGCGGATGTACGAGATCACCCTGACCGAGCACCCGGTCTACCAGGTGCCGATCCTGTCGTTCCGGGGCACGCCGGTGGGGGTGGACGTGACCCGGGTGGTGCGCACCGGGATCCTCCCCGTGATCAACACCGGGATGGCGGGGCGGGTGGCGGGCACCGGCCAGGTCGGGGCCGGACTGGTGGAGCCCCCGGCGGAAGCCTTCGCCAAGGCATTGGACGCCCTCGCCCGCCAGGCCCGCTGA
- a CDS encoding DUF2877 domain-containing protein, with protein MTAVMREPVALPIRQRPRPPLSGAARSAVSVRGSVPDSAPALGPVIPGAAGVGLRDLIDPPRSPARVIAAFPSALYLEMRAAAGPRVLAVVTSDAVRLPNAVVIAAGSRERPLRAIREGDEAWVGEGHVEVGALRIRVRRWWDPSPALGDLTLARLADGVAELEAACAGSRFGLPGHPDPQLLAARCAAGDLAGSVEAAERIVGLGPGLTPTGDDVLAGLLVALRTVGAAVADGRTALWLADWLGAAVTADAETRTTTLAATLLHCADAGQAGAEAAAVLRGVAGHDPVGPAARRLLAAGHTSGADIAFGLLAGCRAVLSLSHAALAERGAPL; from the coding sequence GTGACTGCCGTCATGCGCGAGCCGGTCGCCCTGCCCATCCGGCAGCGGCCCCGGCCGCCGCTGTCGGGCGCGGCGCGATCCGCCGTCTCCGTCCGAGGTTCCGTCCCCGATTCCGCCCCGGCCCTGGGACCGGTCATCCCCGGTGCGGCCGGCGTGGGTCTGCGCGACCTGATCGACCCGCCGCGGAGCCCGGCTCGGGTGATCGCGGCCTTTCCGTCCGCGCTGTACCTGGAGATGCGCGCGGCCGCCGGCCCCCGGGTGCTGGCCGTGGTGACCAGCGACGCGGTACGACTGCCGAACGCCGTGGTCATCGCCGCCGGGAGCCGAGAACGGCCGCTGCGCGCCATCCGCGAGGGCGACGAGGCGTGGGTGGGCGAGGGGCATGTCGAGGTCGGCGCGCTGCGGATCCGGGTGCGCCGCTGGTGGGACCCCTCCCCCGCGCTGGGCGACCTGACCCTGGCCCGGCTCGCCGACGGCGTGGCCGAGTTGGAGGCCGCGTGCGCCGGGTCCCGGTTCGGGCTGCCCGGGCATCCCGACCCGCAACTGTTGGCCGCCCGATGCGCCGCCGGCGACCTGGCGGGCTCGGTGGAGGCCGCCGAGCGCATCGTGGGCCTCGGCCCCGGCCTGACCCCCACCGGCGACGACGTGCTGGCCGGGCTGCTGGTCGCGCTGCGCACGGTGGGCGCGGCGGTGGCCGACGGGCGGACCGCGCTGTGGTTGGCCGACTGGCTGGGCGCGGCGGTGACCGCCGACGCCGAGACCCGCACCACCACCCTGGCCGCGACGCTGCTGCACTGCGCCGACGCGGGCCAGGCCGGCGCCGAGGCGGCCGCCGTGCTGCGCGGCGTCGCCGGCCACGACCCGGTGGGCCCGGCCGCCCGCCGTCTGCTGGCCGCCGGCCACACCTCCGGCGCCGACATCGCCTTCGGCCTCCTGGCGGGCTGCCGCGCCGTCCTGTCCCTGTCGCACGCGGCCCTGGCGGAACGGGGCGCGCCCCTATGA
- a CDS encoding XdhC family protein has translation MRDVLDDIARWYAEGETFGLATVVATFRSAPRPPGAAMAVSASGEVVGSVSGGCVEGAVYELAHEVIASGTPLRRRFGVGDDDAFAVGLTCGGVIDVLVEPVGPGTFPEFGDVAASIAAREPVAVATVAGGPGVLGARRVVWPDRAAGSLAPGEAHAERLDAAVDDDARGMLAQGLTGPRHYGPRGERRLDDLTVFVQSFAPPPRLLVFGAIDFAAAVARIGDFLGYRVTVCDARPVFATSKRFPDADEVVVQWPHRFLGETDVDERTAICVLTHDPKFDVPLLEIALRTPAGYIGAMGSRRTHEDRLARLREAGLTEEELSRLRSPIGLDLGARTPEETAVSIAAELVQLRWGGSGRPLTVTDGRIHGDPA, from the coding sequence GTGCGTGACGTGCTCGACGACATCGCCCGCTGGTACGCGGAGGGGGAGACGTTCGGCCTGGCCACGGTCGTGGCGACGTTCCGCAGCGCGCCCCGTCCGCCGGGGGCCGCGATGGCGGTGTCGGCGTCCGGCGAGGTCGTCGGCAGCGTGTCCGGAGGCTGCGTCGAGGGCGCGGTGTACGAGCTGGCCCACGAGGTGATCGCCTCGGGCACGCCGCTGCGGCGACGCTTCGGGGTCGGCGACGACGACGCGTTCGCGGTGGGGCTGACCTGCGGCGGCGTCATCGACGTGCTGGTCGAGCCGGTCGGGCCCGGCACCTTCCCCGAGTTCGGCGACGTGGCCGCCTCGATCGCGGCGCGCGAGCCGGTGGCCGTCGCGACCGTGGCGGGCGGGCCCGGCGTCCTCGGCGCCCGCCGGGTCGTCTGGCCCGACCGCGCCGCCGGCTCCCTGGCCCCCGGCGAGGCCCACGCCGAACGGCTCGACGCGGCGGTCGACGACGACGCCCGCGGCATGCTCGCCCAGGGGCTCACCGGGCCCCGGCACTACGGGCCGCGCGGCGAGCGCAGGCTCGACGACCTGACGGTCTTCGTGCAGTCGTTCGCGCCGCCGCCGCGGCTGCTGGTGTTCGGCGCGATCGACTTCGCCGCCGCCGTCGCGCGGATCGGCGACTTCCTCGGCTACCGGGTCACCGTCTGCGACGCCCGCCCGGTGTTCGCCACGTCCAAGCGGTTCCCCGACGCCGACGAGGTCGTGGTGCAGTGGCCGCACAGGTTCCTCGGTGAGACCGACGTGGACGAGCGCACCGCCATCTGCGTCCTGACCCACGACCCCAAGTTCGACGTGCCGCTCCTGGAGATCGCGCTGCGCACCCCGGCGGGCTACATCGGCGCGATGGGCTCCCGACGCACCCACGAGGATCGTCTCGCCCGACTGCGCGAGGCCGGCCTCACCGAGGAGGAGCTGTCCCGGCTGCGCTCGCCGATAGGGCTCGACCTCGGGGCGCGCACGCCGGAGGAGACGGCCGTCTCCATCGCCGCCGAGCTGGTCCAGCTCCGCTGGGGAGGCTCCGGACGGCCGCTGACGGTCACCGACGGCCGGATCCATGGAGATCCCGCCTGA
- a CDS encoding DUF6986 family protein, which yields MNLSVSSFDDLSARVAATSADLRRDLSGTPGGGRQPVHTVYVPADRFSRTTPADFGAEALRLFNNHTPGDGSFGSAFGIDPDMAGTVRERVAAKLATEPIEDLRIDFEDGYGVRPDAEEDAHVAQVVEAVAAAYQVKGLPHYWGVRIKSFADGGHERAMRSLDGFLTSLRDRLGRLPGGFVITFPKVVSPEHVVIFAEYLDRLEDALGLPNGILRFEVQIETPEAVIGPDGRIAVRAIAEAGAGRITAAHFGVFDYTAALGLPPEEQRLDHPSCDFARHAMQVSLAGTGVRLSDGSSNVVPRNDGPDEVNRTWAAHSAGVRHSLRHGFYQGWDMHPAHLPSRYATVYAFHLSGVDDAIGRVRAWREQVAGKGGVLDEPATVKALNDRLRRAVDCGALDEGVLPD from the coding sequence GTGAATCTGAGCGTTTCCTCGTTCGACGACCTCTCCGCGCGGGTCGCCGCGACCTCCGCGGACCTCCGCCGCGACCTGTCCGGCACGCCCGGCGGCGGGCGTCAGCCGGTGCACACCGTGTACGTCCCGGCCGACCGGTTCTCGCGGACGACCCCGGCCGACTTCGGCGCCGAGGCGCTGCGACTGTTCAACAACCACACCCCGGGCGACGGCTCGTTCGGCTCCGCGTTCGGGATCGATCCCGACATGGCCGGCACGGTCCGCGAGCGGGTGGCCGCCAAGCTCGCCACCGAGCCCATCGAGGACCTGCGCATCGACTTCGAGGACGGGTACGGGGTCCGCCCCGACGCCGAGGAGGACGCGCACGTCGCCCAGGTGGTCGAGGCGGTGGCCGCCGCCTACCAGGTCAAGGGCCTTCCGCACTACTGGGGGGTCCGGATCAAGTCGTTCGCCGACGGCGGCCACGAGCGGGCCATGCGCAGTCTGGACGGCTTCCTGACCTCGCTGCGCGACCGGCTGGGTCGGCTCCCCGGCGGGTTCGTCATCACCTTCCCCAAGGTGGTGTCGCCGGAGCATGTCGTGATCTTCGCCGAGTACCTGGACCGGCTGGAGGACGCGTTGGGGCTGCCCAACGGGATACTGCGCTTCGAGGTGCAGATCGAGACCCCCGAGGCGGTCATCGGCCCGGACGGCCGGATCGCGGTGCGGGCCATCGCCGAGGCCGGGGCGGGCCGCATCACCGCCGCCCACTTCGGGGTCTTCGACTACACCGCCGCGCTCGGGCTGCCCCCCGAGGAGCAGCGGCTGGACCACCCGTCGTGCGACTTCGCCCGGCACGCGATGCAGGTGTCGCTGGCCGGCACCGGCGTCCGCCTCAGCGACGGCTCCTCCAACGTGGTACCCCGCAACGACGGGCCCGACGAGGTCAACCGCACCTGGGCGGCGCACTCGGCCGGCGTGCGGCACTCCCTGCGGCACGGCTTCTACCAGGGCTGGGACATGCACCCGGCGCATCTGCCGAGCCGGTACGCCACGGTGTACGCCTTCCACCTGTCCGGGGTCGACGACGCGATCGGCCGGGTGCGGGCCTGGCGGGAGCAGGTGGCGGGCAAGGGCGGCGTGCTCGACGAGCCCGCCACGGTCAAGGCGCTCAACGACCGGCTGCGTCGGGCGGTCGACTGCGGGGCGCTGGACGAGGGCGTGCTCCCCGACTAG
- a CDS encoding vWA domain-containing protein encodes MRNTTETLETIVAFARTVRAAGVGADPERVRTMVRALDHLDVLDPSDVYWAGRLTLCSDPADLPRYDRCFAAYFSGDTARVPRRPPSVTVTRSAAVPVAPRADGHGGERADPRTATACETEVLRRRDVGRLTAAERAEVARLIALLDTGAEHRRTRRYAPAATGRVDPRRTVREVLRNGGEVSAVRRRARRTRPRRVVILVDVSGSMSPYADALLRFAHAAVRSGGRAAEAFSVGTRLTRLTRELSHRDPGTAMAAVAAAIPDWSGGTRLGVELKEFLDRHGQRGTARGAIVVIASDGWERGDAALLGAQMARLGRLAHRVVWANPHKARPGYEPLTAGMAAALPHVDHFVAGHSLEALERLATLVRTGGPRA; translated from the coding sequence GGTCGGCGCCGACCCGGAACGGGTGCGGACCATGGTGCGCGCCCTCGACCACCTCGACGTCCTCGACCCGTCCGACGTGTACTGGGCGGGGCGGCTCACGCTGTGCTCCGACCCGGCCGACCTGCCCCGCTACGACCGCTGCTTCGCCGCCTACTTCTCCGGCGACACCGCCCGCGTCCCGCGCCGCCCGCCGTCCGTCACCGTCACGCGCTCCGCCGCCGTTCCCGTCGCGCCCCGGGCCGACGGGCACGGCGGCGAGCGCGCCGACCCCCGGACGGCCACGGCCTGCGAGACCGAGGTGCTGCGGCGGCGTGACGTCGGGCGGCTCACCGCCGCCGAACGGGCCGAGGTCGCCCGGCTCATCGCCCTGCTGGACACCGGCGCGGAGCACCGGCGCACCCGACGGTACGCGCCCGCCGCGACGGGGCGGGTCGACCCCCGGCGGACGGTGCGCGAGGTGCTCCGGAACGGCGGCGAGGTCTCCGCGGTGCGTCGCCGCGCCCGCCGGACCCGGCCCCGCCGGGTGGTGATCCTCGTCGACGTGTCCGGGTCGATGAGCCCGTACGCGGACGCGCTGCTGCGGTTCGCGCACGCCGCCGTCCGTTCGGGGGGCCGCGCCGCCGAGGCGTTCAGCGTCGGCACCCGGCTCACCCGCCTGACCCGTGAACTGAGCCACCGCGACCCCGGCACGGCCATGGCGGCGGTGGCGGCGGCGATCCCCGACTGGAGCGGGGGCACCCGGCTCGGCGTCGAGCTGAAGGAGTTCCTCGACCGGCACGGGCAGCGCGGCACGGCCCGCGGCGCGATCGTCGTGATCGCCTCCGACGGCTGGGAACGCGGCGACGCCGCCCTGCTCGGCGCGCAGATGGCGCGGCTCGGCAGGCTCGCGCACCGGGTGGTGTGGGCCAACCCGCACAAGGCGCGGCCGGGGTACGAGCCGCTGACCGCGGGCATGGCCGCGGCGCTGCCCCATGTGGACCACTTCGTCGCCGGGCACAGCCTGGAGGCGCTGGAGCGCCTGGCGACGCTCGTGAGGACGGGAGGCCCGCGTGCGTGA
- a CDS encoding aldose 1-epimerase family protein produces the protein MTEPVTGEQFEIAAGEYRAVVTEGGAGLRELTFEDRPLILSHDADEPAPAALGQLLIPWPNRVDRGRYVFGGREHQLDLSEPENDCAIHGLVRWSPWTAAEREPHRVLLTHRLLAAAGYPYRLDLTAEFTLDARTGLAVRVTAVNTGTRTAPYAHGTHPYLTVGEPIDGCEVTVAADRYLPVDDRKIPSGPPQDVTGTPYDRREPALLGDLRIDNAYTGLHRDAAGRAWGRLRGGGRAVSFWLDDAHPWLEVYTADDLPPALRRRGLGMEPMTCPPNGLTTGIDVIELGPGDTTTGSWGIIAE, from the coding sequence ATGACCGAGCCAGTCACCGGAGAGCAGTTCGAGATCGCCGCCGGGGAGTACCGGGCGGTGGTGACGGAGGGCGGGGCGGGGTTGCGCGAGCTGACCTTCGAGGATCGCCCGCTGATCCTGTCGCACGACGCGGACGAGCCCGCGCCCGCCGCGCTGGGGCAGTTGTTGATCCCCTGGCCCAATCGGGTCGACCGGGGGCGCTACGTCTTCGGCGGCCGGGAGCACCAACTCGACCTCAGCGAGCCCGAGAACGACTGCGCGATCCACGGGCTGGTGCGCTGGTCGCCGTGGACGGCGGCCGAGCGCGAGCCGCACCGCGTGCTGCTCACCCACCGTCTCCTGGCCGCCGCCGGGTATCCGTACCGGCTCGACCTGACCGCCGAGTTCACCTTGGACGCCCGGACGGGCCTCGCCGTCCGGGTGACGGCCGTCAACACCGGCACGCGCACCGCCCCGTACGCGCACGGCACCCACCCGTACCTCACGGTGGGCGAGCCGATCGACGGCTGTGAGGTGACGGTCGCCGCCGACCGGTACCTGCCGGTCGACGACCGGAAGATCCCCTCGGGGCCCCCGCAGGACGTGACCGGGACGCCCTACGACCGTCGGGAGCCGGCCCTGCTCGGCGATCTGCGGATCGACAACGCCTACACCGGGCTGCACCGCGACGCGGCGGGCCGGGCCTGGGGGCGGCTGCGGGGCGGCGGGCGCGCGGTGTCGTTCTGGCTGGACGACGCGCATCCGTGGCTGGAGGTCTACACCGCCGACGACCTGCCGCCGGCGCTGCGCCGGCGTGGCCTGGGCATGGAGCCGATGACCTGCCCGCCGAACGGCCTCACGACGGGGATCGACGTGATCGAACTCGGCCCGGGGGACACGACGACGGGTTCTTGGGGGATCATAGCGGAGTGA
- a CDS encoding FdrA family protein: MSSWVEVRAGAYRDSVTLMRVSRGLAAQPGVTAAMAAMGTGLNLDLMGRQGFEVPPDAGPNDLVVAIQGVDEAAVDAARRVVEGLLAEAVPQDAGAIGAAEPARTVGVAARRVNAGLALVSVPGRYAFVEAMDALAAGLNVMVFSDNVPLAQEVALKEEAARRGLIVMGPDCGTAVIGGTGLGFANAVRPGPVGVVAASGTGAQQMMSLLDTAGVGVRHVLGVGGRDLSAEVSGRSTLAALAALDADPATELIAVVTKPPSPRVADLVHAAARRLDTPVEFAMLGEDSGDLTASTEKVLTALGRAVPRWPSWPSGRPASGARGALRGLFAGGTLCTEATLVARRVLGPDLRAGGHVLTDLGGDEYTRGRPHPMIDPTLRLERLAAEAADPSCGVILVDVVLGYGAEPDPAALLAPAVEAAVRDGTGPHVVVSLCGTPDDPQDRDRQAESLRTAGADVFASNAAAARHAAGLAQNGGER, translated from the coding sequence ATGAGCTCCTGGGTCGAGGTGCGGGCGGGTGCCTACCGTGACTCGGTCACCCTGATGCGGGTGAGCCGCGGTCTGGCGGCGCAGCCGGGAGTCACGGCGGCGATGGCGGCGATGGGCACCGGGCTCAACCTCGACCTGATGGGGCGGCAGGGCTTCGAGGTCCCCCCGGACGCGGGGCCCAACGATCTCGTGGTGGCGATCCAGGGGGTCGACGAGGCCGCCGTCGACGCGGCCCGCCGCGTCGTGGAGGGCCTGCTCGCCGAAGCCGTGCCGCAGGACGCCGGAGCGATCGGGGCGGCCGAGCCCGCCCGCACCGTCGGCGTCGCCGCCCGACGGGTGAACGCGGGGCTCGCCCTGGTGTCGGTGCCGGGCCGGTACGCGTTCGTCGAGGCCATGGACGCGTTGGCGGCGGGGCTCAACGTCATGGTGTTCAGCGACAACGTGCCGCTCGCCCAGGAGGTCGCGCTCAAGGAGGAGGCGGCGCGGCGGGGCCTGATCGTCATGGGGCCCGACTGCGGCACGGCGGTGATCGGCGGCACGGGCCTCGGGTTCGCCAACGCGGTGCGGCCCGGTCCGGTGGGTGTCGTGGCCGCCTCCGGCACGGGCGCGCAGCAGATGATGTCGCTGCTCGACACCGCCGGGGTGGGTGTCCGGCACGTGCTGGGCGTCGGCGGCCGTGACCTGTCGGCCGAGGTGAGCGGCCGGTCCACGCTGGCGGCGCTGGCCGCGTTGGACGCCGACCCGGCCACCGAGCTGATCGCCGTGGTCACCAAGCCGCCGTCGCCCCGCGTCGCCGACCTGGTCCACGCGGCGGCCCGCCGGCTCGACACCCCGGTGGAGTTCGCGATGCTCGGCGAGGACTCCGGCGATCTGACCGCGTCCACGGAGAAGGTGCTCACCGCGCTGGGCCGCGCCGTGCCCCGCTGGCCGTCGTGGCCCTCCGGCCGACCGGCGTCCGGGGCGCGGGGCGCGCTGCGGGGCCTGTTCGCGGGCGGCACGCTGTGCACGGAGGCGACGCTGGTCGCCCGCCGGGTCCTGGGGCCCGACCTGCGGGCCGGCGGGCACGTGCTGACCGACCTGGGCGGCGACGAGTACACCCGGGGCCGGCCGCATCCGATGATCGATCCGACGCTGCGGTTGGAGCGGCTGGCCGCCGAGGCCGCCGATCCGTCGTGCGGGGTGATCCTGGTGGACGTGGTGCTGGGATACGGAGCCGAGCCCGACCCGGCCGCGCTGCTCGCCCCGGCCGTCGAGGCGGCCGTCCGGGACGGTACGGGGCCGCACGTCGTGGTGTCGCTGTGCGGCACACCGGACGACCCGCAGGACCGGGACCGGCAGGCGGAATCGCTGCGCACCGCCGGCGCCGACGTGTTCGCCTCCAACGCGGCTGCGGCCCGACATGCGGCGGGGCTGGCGCAGAACGGGGGCGAACGTTGA
- a CDS encoding PucR family transcriptional regulator, producing the protein MLPDKLTARAYTTTDPGPPALRLASTGTLTYGLSVGEVLGVSTLTGARLIGGRSGLGRIVQRLNVMEVPDILAWVKPHELLLTTGYPLRNTPQALDDLVADLDGRGLAALGVKLGRYLDGLPPTMIEQADRLGFPLILLPNDVGFDDILNQVLTDILNRQAAVLARTEEVHRALVQIVLGGGGLQEVVDEVSGLLDVAVAAMDGERRMLAGSGPDEHLRTMLAWEGPDGSARLDRPVLAGDHLVVPVLAGGFDHGRIIAYSPGNGLRETDVGILERAATVAALLITKQQAVAAVESKYRADFLRDVLAGRAGDDESVVAHCTGFGWDLDRPVAVLVAELDGRATGDGGGPDGRPRTGRAGAPTADPTDRGRGADERMVQERLAAAWTTVVRRHDRHAAVAGFAHEVVAIVGAAGAAGPAGDPPEGGARPVDLSALVREAGAVFAEHHGGRRSFSTGISRTATSPSGLREAYEQAVKAVRVGRQMHGAGARAHFDQLGVYRLLSLVSDPAELHVFVRETLGGLAADDEPEAVDLRRTLQVLLETNLNVAETARRLHFHYNTLRYRIGKLERMLGPFTEDAHLRLNLTLALHVLRMRGI; encoded by the coding sequence ATGCTCCCCGACAAGCTCACCGCCAGGGCTTACACGACCACCGACCCGGGCCCGCCGGCCCTGCGCTTGGCGAGCACCGGAACGCTGACCTACGGGCTGTCGGTGGGGGAGGTGCTCGGCGTGTCCACCCTCACCGGGGCCCGGCTCATCGGGGGCCGCTCCGGCCTGGGCCGGATCGTGCAGCGCCTCAACGTCATGGAGGTGCCCGACATCCTGGCCTGGGTCAAGCCGCACGAACTGCTGCTGACCACCGGCTATCCGCTGCGCAACACCCCGCAGGCGCTGGACGACCTGGTCGCCGACCTCGACGGGCGCGGGCTGGCGGCGCTGGGCGTCAAGCTGGGGCGCTACCTGGACGGCCTGCCGCCGACGATGATCGAGCAGGCCGACCGGCTGGGCTTCCCGCTGATCCTGCTGCCGAACGACGTGGGCTTCGACGACATCCTCAACCAGGTGCTCACCGACATCCTCAACCGGCAGGCCGCCGTGCTGGCGCGCACCGAGGAGGTGCACCGGGCGCTGGTCCAGATCGTGCTCGGCGGCGGCGGGCTCCAAGAGGTGGTGGACGAGGTGTCCGGCCTCCTCGACGTGGCGGTGGCGGCCATGGACGGGGAACGCCGGATGCTGGCCGGATCCGGCCCCGACGAGCATCTGCGGACCATGCTCGCCTGGGAGGGCCCCGACGGCTCGGCCCGTCTCGACCGGCCCGTCCTGGCCGGGGATCACCTGGTGGTGCCGGTGCTGGCGGGCGGTTTCGACCACGGCCGGATCATCGCCTACAGCCCCGGCAACGGGCTGCGCGAGACCGACGTCGGCATCCTGGAACGGGCGGCGACCGTGGCGGCGCTGCTCATCACCAAGCAGCAGGCGGTCGCCGCCGTGGAGAGCAAGTACCGCGCCGACTTCCTGCGCGACGTGCTGGCCGGGCGGGCCGGCGACGACGAGAGCGTCGTCGCGCACTGCACCGGGTTCGGCTGGGACCTCGACCGCCCGGTGGCCGTGCTGGTCGCCGAGCTGGACGGCCGGGCGACGGGCGACGGCGGCGGGCCCGACGGCCGACCGCGCACCGGTCGGGCCGGCGCGCCCACGGCCGACCCGACCGACCGGGGACGCGGCGCCGACGAGCGGATGGTGCAGGAACGGCTCGCCGCCGCGTGGACCACCGTCGTCCGGCGGCACGACCGGCACGCGGCGGTCGCCGGCTTCGCGCACGAGGTGGTCGCCATAGTGGGCGCCGCGGGCGCTGCGGGTCCCGCTGGCGACCCGCCCGAGGGCGGGGCCCGCCCGGTGGACCTTTCCGCGCTGGTCAGGGAGGCCGGCGCGGTGTTCGCCGAGCATCACGGGGGCCGCCGCAGCTTCTCCACCGGCATCAGCCGCACCGCCACGTCGCCGTCCGGGCTGCGCGAGGCGTACGAGCAGGCCGTGAAGGCGGTGCGGGTCGGGCGGCAGATGCACGGGGCGGGCGCGCGGGCCCACTTCGACCAGCTCGGCGTGTACCGGCTGCTGAGCCTCGTCTCCGACCCCGCCGAGCTGCACGTCTTCGTCCGCGAGACGCTGGGCGGGCTGGCCGCCGACGACGAGCCCGAGGCCGTCGACCTGCGCCGGACCCTCCAGGTGCTGCTGGAGACCAATCTGAACGTCGCGGAGACCGCCCGCCGGCTCCATTTCCACTACAACACCCTGCGCTACCGCATCGGCAAGCTGGAGCGCATGCTCGGCCCGTTCACCGAGGACGCCCATCTGCGGCTCAACCTGACGCTGGCGCTGCACGTCCTGCGGATGCGGGGCATCTAG